A single genomic interval of Juglans regia cultivar Chandler chromosome 1, Walnut 2.0, whole genome shotgun sequence harbors:
- the LOC108992825 gene encoding paired amphipathic helix protein Sin3-like 2 isoform X1 encodes MKRLKDDLYAGPSQFKRPFGSSRADSYGQSQPPGGGGGGGGEGGGVGSGLGGTSQKLTTTDAMTYLKEVKDMFQDQREKYDMFLEVMKDFKAQRTDTVGVIARVKELFKGHNNLIFGFNTFLPKGYEITIDEDEALPPKKTVEFQEAISFVNKIKKRFQNDERVYKAFLDILNMYRKEHKDINEVYDEVATLFGGHPDLLDEFTRFLPDTAHSTPLLQNSFLRFNERSSAAPTLQQMHMEKQRIRRDRIITSHADHNLGVDHPELDDDKTMVKMHKEQRKRTEKDSRDRRNRDQDERDPDHDNNKDFKLQRFVDKRKSARKIEGFGVHANFPSYEDQDTLKNMCNQGFIFCDKVKEKLGSSDDYQAFLKCLNIYSNGIIKRSDLQNLVTDLLGKYSDLMDGFNEFLQRCENIGNGFLAGVIGKKSLGNDGHITRSLKVEDKDKEQKRETDGAKEKERYKEKYMYKSIQELDLSTCERCTPSYRLLPDDYPIPLASQRSELGAQVLNDHWVSVTSGSEDYSFKHMRRNQYEENLFRCEDDRFELDMLLESVSSAAKRVEELLNRVNENNVNLETPFHIEDHFTALNLRCIERLYGDHGLDVMDILRKSPTVALPVVLTRLKQKQEEWTRCRSDFNKVWAEIYAKNHYKSLDHRSFYFKQQDSKNLSTKSLVAEIKELKDTKQKEDDFLLSIAAGHRQLVVPHLEFEYSDISIHEDLYKLVQYSCEEVCSTKEQVNKVMRLWTTFLEPMLGVPSRPHDIEDTEDVGKSKRRSINCTASSIGESDESPGDDAAIMDSKQPGSDENKNTLPELAKFCGTIANGNLAKENNYLGINLVGRDDTICNTLWPDKELKNTDVTHKLSGLNTQVASGKQIADSNPSFATGPEFSHVKTSLEVTSGCDATPSRLGHTVIQDDHVSRANAGVVPSSEGGDSAKLVLLPNGMVTEGTNLNRRHEASARPSKIEKEEGELSPNGDFEEDNFVAFGQSVELAMAKEKQIRQYQAGNVEENICQNAGGENDADADDEDSENVSEAGEDVSGSESGGDECSRDEHDEEEDVEPDEADGKAESEGEAEGMVGGHVSGGDGMLPLSERFLLSVKPLTRHVPEAFLDKERKDSRVFYGNDNFYVLFRLHQILYERILSAKLNSTGAEMKWKISNDASSPDLYSRFMNALYNLLDGSADNAKFEDECRAIIGNQSYVLFTLDKLIYKLVKQLQTVVADEVDNKLLQLYEYEKSRKPGKSIDSVYYKNARVLLHEENIYRLACYSATSWLSIQLMDSVSQKPEVFAVSMDPNFAAYLHNDYLSFFPGKKEPHGIMLRRNKQTYAGLDECSAIYMAMEGIHAVHGLECKIACNSSKISYVLDTEDFFFRPRRNRINTSRGTSSSRDEARVQRFHRFLLSA; translated from the exons ATGAAGAGATTAAAAGACGACCTTTACGCTGGTCCTTCTCAATTCAAGCGGCCATTTGGTTCTTCACGTGCGGACTC CTATGGGCAATCCCAACCCCCAGGGGGCGGAGGAGGCggtgggggagaaggagggggagTAGGTAGTGGTCTTGGTGGTACCTCGCAGAAACTAACAACCACTGATGCCATGACATATCTTAAGGAAGTGAAGGACATGTTTCAAGACCAGAGGGAAAAATATGACATGTTCCTTGAGGTCATGAAAGATTTTAAGGCACAAAG AACTGACACTGTTGGTGTCATTGCAAGAGTGAAGGAATTATTTAAAGGGCATAACAACTTGATTTTTGGGTTTAACACCTTCTTGCCAAAGGGGTATGAGATAACCATTGATGAAGACGAGGCTCTTCCACCAAAGAAGACAGTTGAATTTCAAGAAGCTATCAGCTTTGTAAACAAGATaaag AAGCGCTTCCAAAATGATGAACGTGTTTATAAAGCATTCCTGGACATTTTGAATATGTACCGGAAGGAGCACAAAGACATAAATGAGGTCTATGATGAG GTTGCCACACTTTTTGGTGGCCATCCAGATCTGCTTGATGAGTTCACAAGATTTCTGCCAGACACTGCACATAGTACTCCACTTCTCCAAAACTCATTTCTGCGTTTCAATGAACGGAGCTCTGCCGCACCTACATTGCAACAAATGCATATGGAGAAG CAACGTATTAGGCGGGATAGGATCATTACTTCCCATGCTGATCACAATCTTGGTGTTGATCATCCTGAGCTGGACGATGACAAAACAATGGTGAAAATGCACAAGGAGCAGAGGAAACGTACTGAAAAGGATAGTAGGGATAGGAGAAATCGTGATCAGGATGAAAGAGACCCTGATCATGATAATAATAAGGACTTCAAGTTGCAGCGTTTTGTCGACAAAAGAAAATCTGCAAGGAAGATTGAAGGATTTGGAGTGCATGCAAACTTTCCTTCTTATGAAGACCAAGATACCTTAAAGA ACATGTGCAACCAAGGATTCATTTTCTGTGATAAAGTTAAGGAGAAGTTGGGCAGTTCGGATGATTACCAGGCTTTCTTGAAGTGCCTTAATATTTATAGCAATGGAATAATTAAAAGGAGTGATTTACAAAATCTG GTGACTGATTTACTTGGAAAATATTCAGATCTTATGGACGGGTTCAATGAATTTTTGCAGCGCTGTGAGAATATTGGTA ATGGCTTTCTTGCTGGTGTTATTGGTAAAA AATCATTGGGTAATGATGGCCATATAACCAGATCATTGAAGGTAGAGGACAAGGACAAAGAGCAGAAGCGTGAAACTGATGGAgctaaagaaaaggaaaggtaCAAGGAGAAGTATATGTATAAATCCATTCAAGAGCTTGACCTCTCCACTTGTGAACGTTGTACCCCCAGTTACAGGCTTCTGCCAGACGAT TATCCTATCCCTTTAGCAAGCCAGAGGTCAGAGCTTGGTGCTCAAGTATTGAACGATCATTGGGTATCGGTTACTTCTGGAAGTGAGGACTACTCTTTTAAACATATGCGTAGAAATCAGTATGAAGAAAATCTATTCAGATGTGAGGATGATAG ATTTGAGCTGGACATGTTGTTGGAGTCTGTCAGCTCAGCTGCTAAACGCGTGGAGGAATTGTTGAATCGTGTCAATGAAAATAATGTCAATTTGGAGACTCCTTTCCACATTGAAGATCACTTCACTG CTTTAAATCTAAGGTGTATTGAACGTTTGTATGGTGATCATGGGCTTGATGTGATGGATATTTTGCGGAAAAGTCCAACTGTTGCACTACCTGTCGTATTAACTCGCCTAAAGCAGAAACAAGAGGAGTGGACAAGGTGCCGTTCTGATTTTAACAAGGTTTGGGCTGAAATCTATGCCAAAAACCACTACAAGTCGCTTGATCACCGCAGCTTCTATTTCAAACAACAAGATTCAAAGAACTTGAGCACAAAAT CTTTGGTGGCTGAGATCAAGGAATTGAAGGATACAAAGCAAAAGGAGGATGATTTTCTTCTGTCTATTGCTGCTGGACACAGGCAACTTGTAGTTCCACATCTGGAATTTGAATATTCTGATATTAGCATACATGAAGACTTGTATAAACTTGTCCAATATTCATGTGAAGAGGTTTGCTCAACCAAAGAACAGGTGAATAAAGTCATGAGGCTTTGGACTACCTTCTTAGAGCCAATGTTGGGTGTTCCTTCTCGTCCTCATGATATAGAGGATACCGAAGATGTTGGAAAATCTAAGCGACGTTCCATAAACTGCACTGCATCAAGCATAGGAGAAAGTGATGAAAGCCCTGGTGATGATGCTGCCATAATGGATTCTAAGCAACCTGGTAGTGATGAGAATAAAAACACTTTGCCAGAACTAGCAAAGTTTTGCGGGACCATAGCAAATGGGAACTTggctaaagaaaataattatcttGGCATAAATCTTGTCGGTAGAGatgatacaatttgtaatacACTTTGGCCAGATAAAGAGCTGAAGAATACAGATGTGACTCATAAATTGTCAGGATTAAACACACAAGTTGCCTCTGGTAAACAAATTGCTGATTCAAATCCATCTTTTGCAACTGGACCAGAATTTAGTCATGTGAAAACCAGCTTGGAGGTGACTTCAG GTTGTGATGCAACTCCATCCAGACTTGGTCACACTGTCATTCAAGATGACCATGTATCCAGAGCTAATGCTGGTGTGGTACCTTCATCTGAG GGAGGTGATAGTGCCAAACTAGTTTTATTGCCAAATGGAATGGTTACAGAAGGAACCAATCTTAATAGACGTCATGAAGCATCTGCTAGACCCTCTAAAATTGAAAAGGAAGAGGGTGAGTTATCGCCTAATGGTGATTTTGAGGAGGATAATTTTGTTGCCTTTGGACAATCTGTTGAGCTGGCTATGGCTAAGGAAAAACAAATCAGGCAATACCAGGCTGGGAATGTAGAGGAAAATATTTGTCAGAATGCTGGAGGAGAGAATGATGCGGATGCTGATGATGAGGACAGTGAAAATGTTTCTGAGGCTGGTGAAGATGTCTCAGGCAGCGAGTCTGGTGGTGATGAGTGTTCTAGAGATGAGCATGATGAGGAGGAGGATGTGGAACCCGATGAAGCTGACGGTAAGGCTGAGAGCGAAGGCGAGGCTGAGGGAATGGTTGGTGGACATGTTTCTGGAGGGGATGGCATGTTACCATTGTCAGAACGGTTTCTTCTGTCTGTGAAGCCTCTCACAAGGCATGTGCCCGAGGCATTTCTtgacaaagaaagaaaagattctCGAGTTTTTTATGGAAACGACAATTTCTATGTACTTTTTAGGCTTCATCAG ATACTATATGAAAGGATCTTATCGGCAAAATTGAATTCGACGGGTGctgaaatgaaatggaaaatttCAAATGATGCTAGTTCACCAGATCTCTATTCCAG ATTTATGAATGCATTATACAATTTACTTGATGGATCTGCTGATAATGCTAAGTTTGAGGATGAATGCCGAGCTATCATTGGAAACCAGTCATATGTGTTATTCACATTGGACAAGTTAATCTATAAATTAGTCAAACAG CTTCAAACTGTTGTTGCTGATGAGGTTGACAATAAGCTTCTTCAATTGTACGAGTACGAAAAATCCCGGAAGCCTGGGAAGTCAATTGATTCtgtatattacaaaaatgcacGTGTTCTTCTTCACGAGGAAAACATATATCGTTTGGCATGT TACTCTGCCACCTCTTGGCTGTCCATCCAGCTGATGGACAGTGTCAGTCAAAAGCCTGAGGTGTTTGCAGTTTCCATGGATCCTAATTTTGCAGCTTATCTGCATAATGATTATCTGTCATTTTTTCCTGGGAAAAAGGAGCCACACGGCATCATGCTACGAAG AAACAAGCAAACATATGCAGGCCTAGATGAGTGTTCTGCTATATACATGGCCATGGAAGGTATTCATGCGGTTCATGGTTTGGAGTGTAAAATAGCTTGCAACTCATCAAAG ATTTCCTATGTGCTGGACACAGAGGATTTCTTCTTCCGTCCTAGAAGGAATAGAATAAATACATCAAGAGGCACGTCTTCAAGTCGTGATGAGGCTAGAGTACAACGGTTCCACAGATTCTTATTGTCTGCATAG
- the LOC108992825 gene encoding paired amphipathic helix protein Sin3-like 2 isoform X2, whose translation MKRLKDDLYAGPSQFKRPFGSSRADSYGQSQPPGGGGGGGGEGGGVGSGLGGTSQKLTTTDAMTYLKEVKDMFQDQREKYDMFLEVMKDFKAQRTDTVGVIARVKELFKGHNNLIFGFNTFLPKGYEITIDEDEALPPKKTVEFQEAISFVNKIKKRFQNDERVYKAFLDILNMYRKEHKDINEVYDEVATLFGGHPDLLDEFTRFLPDTAHSTPLLQNSFLRFNERSSAAPTLQQMHMEKQRIRRDRIITSHADHNLGVDHPELDDDKTMVKMHKEQRKRTEKDSRDRRNRDQDERDPDHDNNKDFKLQRFVDKRKSARKIEGFGVHANFPSYEDQDTLKNMCNQGFIFCDKVKEKLGSSDDYQAFLKCLNIYSNGIIKRSDLQNLVTDLLGKYSDLMDGFNEFLQRCENIDGFLAGVIGKKSLGNDGHITRSLKVEDKDKEQKRETDGAKEKERYKEKYMYKSIQELDLSTCERCTPSYRLLPDDYPIPLASQRSELGAQVLNDHWVSVTSGSEDYSFKHMRRNQYEENLFRCEDDRFELDMLLESVSSAAKRVEELLNRVNENNVNLETPFHIEDHFTALNLRCIERLYGDHGLDVMDILRKSPTVALPVVLTRLKQKQEEWTRCRSDFNKVWAEIYAKNHYKSLDHRSFYFKQQDSKNLSTKSLVAEIKELKDTKQKEDDFLLSIAAGHRQLVVPHLEFEYSDISIHEDLYKLVQYSCEEVCSTKEQVNKVMRLWTTFLEPMLGVPSRPHDIEDTEDVGKSKRRSINCTASSIGESDESPGDDAAIMDSKQPGSDENKNTLPELAKFCGTIANGNLAKENNYLGINLVGRDDTICNTLWPDKELKNTDVTHKLSGLNTQVASGKQIADSNPSFATGPEFSHVKTSLEVTSGCDATPSRLGHTVIQDDHVSRANAGVVPSSEGGDSAKLVLLPNGMVTEGTNLNRRHEASARPSKIEKEEGELSPNGDFEEDNFVAFGQSVELAMAKEKQIRQYQAGNVEENICQNAGGENDADADDEDSENVSEAGEDVSGSESGGDECSRDEHDEEEDVEPDEADGKAESEGEAEGMVGGHVSGGDGMLPLSERFLLSVKPLTRHVPEAFLDKERKDSRVFYGNDNFYVLFRLHQILYERILSAKLNSTGAEMKWKISNDASSPDLYSRFMNALYNLLDGSADNAKFEDECRAIIGNQSYVLFTLDKLIYKLVKQLQTVVADEVDNKLLQLYEYEKSRKPGKSIDSVYYKNARVLLHEENIYRLACYSATSWLSIQLMDSVSQKPEVFAVSMDPNFAAYLHNDYLSFFPGKKEPHGIMLRRNKQTYAGLDECSAIYMAMEGIHAVHGLECKIACNSSKISYVLDTEDFFFRPRRNRINTSRGTSSSRDEARVQRFHRFLLSA comes from the exons ATGAAGAGATTAAAAGACGACCTTTACGCTGGTCCTTCTCAATTCAAGCGGCCATTTGGTTCTTCACGTGCGGACTC CTATGGGCAATCCCAACCCCCAGGGGGCGGAGGAGGCggtgggggagaaggagggggagTAGGTAGTGGTCTTGGTGGTACCTCGCAGAAACTAACAACCACTGATGCCATGACATATCTTAAGGAAGTGAAGGACATGTTTCAAGACCAGAGGGAAAAATATGACATGTTCCTTGAGGTCATGAAAGATTTTAAGGCACAAAG AACTGACACTGTTGGTGTCATTGCAAGAGTGAAGGAATTATTTAAAGGGCATAACAACTTGATTTTTGGGTTTAACACCTTCTTGCCAAAGGGGTATGAGATAACCATTGATGAAGACGAGGCTCTTCCACCAAAGAAGACAGTTGAATTTCAAGAAGCTATCAGCTTTGTAAACAAGATaaag AAGCGCTTCCAAAATGATGAACGTGTTTATAAAGCATTCCTGGACATTTTGAATATGTACCGGAAGGAGCACAAAGACATAAATGAGGTCTATGATGAG GTTGCCACACTTTTTGGTGGCCATCCAGATCTGCTTGATGAGTTCACAAGATTTCTGCCAGACACTGCACATAGTACTCCACTTCTCCAAAACTCATTTCTGCGTTTCAATGAACGGAGCTCTGCCGCACCTACATTGCAACAAATGCATATGGAGAAG CAACGTATTAGGCGGGATAGGATCATTACTTCCCATGCTGATCACAATCTTGGTGTTGATCATCCTGAGCTGGACGATGACAAAACAATGGTGAAAATGCACAAGGAGCAGAGGAAACGTACTGAAAAGGATAGTAGGGATAGGAGAAATCGTGATCAGGATGAAAGAGACCCTGATCATGATAATAATAAGGACTTCAAGTTGCAGCGTTTTGTCGACAAAAGAAAATCTGCAAGGAAGATTGAAGGATTTGGAGTGCATGCAAACTTTCCTTCTTATGAAGACCAAGATACCTTAAAGA ACATGTGCAACCAAGGATTCATTTTCTGTGATAAAGTTAAGGAGAAGTTGGGCAGTTCGGATGATTACCAGGCTTTCTTGAAGTGCCTTAATATTTATAGCAATGGAATAATTAAAAGGAGTGATTTACAAAATCTG GTGACTGATTTACTTGGAAAATATTCAGATCTTATGGACGGGTTCAATGAATTTTTGCAGCGCTGTGAGAATATTG ATGGCTTTCTTGCTGGTGTTATTGGTAAAA AATCATTGGGTAATGATGGCCATATAACCAGATCATTGAAGGTAGAGGACAAGGACAAAGAGCAGAAGCGTGAAACTGATGGAgctaaagaaaaggaaaggtaCAAGGAGAAGTATATGTATAAATCCATTCAAGAGCTTGACCTCTCCACTTGTGAACGTTGTACCCCCAGTTACAGGCTTCTGCCAGACGAT TATCCTATCCCTTTAGCAAGCCAGAGGTCAGAGCTTGGTGCTCAAGTATTGAACGATCATTGGGTATCGGTTACTTCTGGAAGTGAGGACTACTCTTTTAAACATATGCGTAGAAATCAGTATGAAGAAAATCTATTCAGATGTGAGGATGATAG ATTTGAGCTGGACATGTTGTTGGAGTCTGTCAGCTCAGCTGCTAAACGCGTGGAGGAATTGTTGAATCGTGTCAATGAAAATAATGTCAATTTGGAGACTCCTTTCCACATTGAAGATCACTTCACTG CTTTAAATCTAAGGTGTATTGAACGTTTGTATGGTGATCATGGGCTTGATGTGATGGATATTTTGCGGAAAAGTCCAACTGTTGCACTACCTGTCGTATTAACTCGCCTAAAGCAGAAACAAGAGGAGTGGACAAGGTGCCGTTCTGATTTTAACAAGGTTTGGGCTGAAATCTATGCCAAAAACCACTACAAGTCGCTTGATCACCGCAGCTTCTATTTCAAACAACAAGATTCAAAGAACTTGAGCACAAAAT CTTTGGTGGCTGAGATCAAGGAATTGAAGGATACAAAGCAAAAGGAGGATGATTTTCTTCTGTCTATTGCTGCTGGACACAGGCAACTTGTAGTTCCACATCTGGAATTTGAATATTCTGATATTAGCATACATGAAGACTTGTATAAACTTGTCCAATATTCATGTGAAGAGGTTTGCTCAACCAAAGAACAGGTGAATAAAGTCATGAGGCTTTGGACTACCTTCTTAGAGCCAATGTTGGGTGTTCCTTCTCGTCCTCATGATATAGAGGATACCGAAGATGTTGGAAAATCTAAGCGACGTTCCATAAACTGCACTGCATCAAGCATAGGAGAAAGTGATGAAAGCCCTGGTGATGATGCTGCCATAATGGATTCTAAGCAACCTGGTAGTGATGAGAATAAAAACACTTTGCCAGAACTAGCAAAGTTTTGCGGGACCATAGCAAATGGGAACTTggctaaagaaaataattatcttGGCATAAATCTTGTCGGTAGAGatgatacaatttgtaatacACTTTGGCCAGATAAAGAGCTGAAGAATACAGATGTGACTCATAAATTGTCAGGATTAAACACACAAGTTGCCTCTGGTAAACAAATTGCTGATTCAAATCCATCTTTTGCAACTGGACCAGAATTTAGTCATGTGAAAACCAGCTTGGAGGTGACTTCAG GTTGTGATGCAACTCCATCCAGACTTGGTCACACTGTCATTCAAGATGACCATGTATCCAGAGCTAATGCTGGTGTGGTACCTTCATCTGAG GGAGGTGATAGTGCCAAACTAGTTTTATTGCCAAATGGAATGGTTACAGAAGGAACCAATCTTAATAGACGTCATGAAGCATCTGCTAGACCCTCTAAAATTGAAAAGGAAGAGGGTGAGTTATCGCCTAATGGTGATTTTGAGGAGGATAATTTTGTTGCCTTTGGACAATCTGTTGAGCTGGCTATGGCTAAGGAAAAACAAATCAGGCAATACCAGGCTGGGAATGTAGAGGAAAATATTTGTCAGAATGCTGGAGGAGAGAATGATGCGGATGCTGATGATGAGGACAGTGAAAATGTTTCTGAGGCTGGTGAAGATGTCTCAGGCAGCGAGTCTGGTGGTGATGAGTGTTCTAGAGATGAGCATGATGAGGAGGAGGATGTGGAACCCGATGAAGCTGACGGTAAGGCTGAGAGCGAAGGCGAGGCTGAGGGAATGGTTGGTGGACATGTTTCTGGAGGGGATGGCATGTTACCATTGTCAGAACGGTTTCTTCTGTCTGTGAAGCCTCTCACAAGGCATGTGCCCGAGGCATTTCTtgacaaagaaagaaaagattctCGAGTTTTTTATGGAAACGACAATTTCTATGTACTTTTTAGGCTTCATCAG ATACTATATGAAAGGATCTTATCGGCAAAATTGAATTCGACGGGTGctgaaatgaaatggaaaatttCAAATGATGCTAGTTCACCAGATCTCTATTCCAG ATTTATGAATGCATTATACAATTTACTTGATGGATCTGCTGATAATGCTAAGTTTGAGGATGAATGCCGAGCTATCATTGGAAACCAGTCATATGTGTTATTCACATTGGACAAGTTAATCTATAAATTAGTCAAACAG CTTCAAACTGTTGTTGCTGATGAGGTTGACAATAAGCTTCTTCAATTGTACGAGTACGAAAAATCCCGGAAGCCTGGGAAGTCAATTGATTCtgtatattacaaaaatgcacGTGTTCTTCTTCACGAGGAAAACATATATCGTTTGGCATGT TACTCTGCCACCTCTTGGCTGTCCATCCAGCTGATGGACAGTGTCAGTCAAAAGCCTGAGGTGTTTGCAGTTTCCATGGATCCTAATTTTGCAGCTTATCTGCATAATGATTATCTGTCATTTTTTCCTGGGAAAAAGGAGCCACACGGCATCATGCTACGAAG AAACAAGCAAACATATGCAGGCCTAGATGAGTGTTCTGCTATATACATGGCCATGGAAGGTATTCATGCGGTTCATGGTTTGGAGTGTAAAATAGCTTGCAACTCATCAAAG ATTTCCTATGTGCTGGACACAGAGGATTTCTTCTTCCGTCCTAGAAGGAATAGAATAAATACATCAAGAGGCACGTCTTCAAGTCGTGATGAGGCTAGAGTACAACGGTTCCACAGATTCTTATTGTCTGCATAG
- the LOC108992772 gene encoding probable galacturonosyltransferase-like 10 encodes MSIPRALFPVTILVFMFLSSGDAIRSFPNKLKCVEEEAPIGFRMSMQFSEAPEYQNEPQCAAPPRNSMVFACDPSLVHIAMTIDLKYLRGSVAAVHSVLRHTSCPENLFFHFIASDSSLENISELTRIVRSAFPSLGYRVYIFKESTVNKIISSSIRRALENPLNYARSYLADILEPCVERVIYLDSDVIVVDDIQKLWRIPLTGSRTIGAPEYCHVNFTKYFSDEFWSDPEFSKILKGKRPCYFNTGVMVMDLVRWREGEYTRKIEKWMEVQKERRIYELGSLPPFLLVFGGDVEAIDHRWNQHGLGGDNVVSSCRSLHPGPVSLLHWSGKGKPWARLDGRTPCEVDYLWAPYDLYKVQTP; translated from the coding sequence ATGTCTATTCCGAGAGCTCTTTTTCCTGTGACCATTCTGGTTTTCATGTTTCTATCCTCCGGCGATGCAATTCGATCATTTCCTAACAAGCTGAAATGTGTTGAAGAAGAAGCACCCATTGGATTTCGCATGTCTATGCAATTCTCAGAGGCACCAGAGTACCAAAACGAGCCCCAATGCGCTGCCCCTCCCAGAAACAGCATGGTATTTGCGTGTGACCCTTCACTTGTTCACATCGCCATGACGATCGATTTGAAGTACTTGCGAGGGTCTGTTGCGGCTGTACATTCAGTTCTCAGACACACTTCTTGCCCTGAAAATCTATTCTTTCACTTTATTGCTTCTGATTCCAGTTTAGAAAACATATCTGAGCTTACAAGGATAGTTAGGTCGGCGTTCCCTTCTTTGGGTTACCGGGTTTACATATTCAAGGAAAGTACGGTCAATAAGATAATATCATCCTCGATTCGTCGGGCTCTTGAGAACCCATTAAACTATGCAAGAAGCTACTTGGCCGATATACTCGAGCCATGCGTTGAACGTGTAATCTATCTGGACTCCGATGTCATTGTTGTGGACGACATTCAGAAGCTGTGGAGGATTCCTCTAACTGGGTCAAGAACAATTGGAGCTCCGGAATATTGTCATGTAAACTTCACCAAATACTTCTCGGATGAATTTTGGTCCGATCCTGAATTCTCGAAGATTCTAAAAGGGAAAAGACCCTGTTATTTCAACACGGGTGTGATGGTGATGGATTTGGTGAGATGGAGAGAGGGTGAGTACACGAGGAAGATTGAGAAATGGATGGAGGTTCAGAAAGAGAGGAGGATATATGAGTTGGGTTCTCTTCCGccatttttgttggtttttggtGGAGATGTTGAAGCAATTGATCATAGGTGGAACCAACACGGGCTTGGTGGAGACAATGTTGTGAGTAGTTGCAGGTCTTTGCATCCAGGTCCTGTTAGTTTGCTGCATTGGAGCGGTAAGGGGAAGCCATGGGCCAGGCTCGACGGGAGGACACCATGCGAAGTTGATTACCTTTGGGCTCCTTACGATCTCTACAAAGTACAAACACCGTGA
- the LOC108992852 gene encoding uncharacterized protein LOC108992852 has translation MAASAARALVFSHLTDLSLKPLRPNQAPAYLFSRHLLATRKRRLSSSASIFSCLISGVDGGGVSDDFVSTRKSGFDRGFSVIANMLKRIEPLDTSVISKGISDAAKDSMKQTISTMLGLLPSDQFSVTVRVSKRPLHRLLVSSIITGYTLWNAEYRLLLTRNLEISTDSTNNRSNCSERREISEAEKESGEDRDTDMRIEDLKSIGPQVFGDLSPEALNYIQRLQSELSDAKEELNAWKQENLPIENGRGNRNNLLEYLRSLDPDMVTELSRPSSLEVEEVIQQLVQNVLRTFFKEERTPDFMGGPINGSTEKHPDGGDEFCGTIGTSRDYLAKLLFWCMLLGHHLRGLENRLHLSCVVGLL, from the exons ATGGCTGCCTCAGCTGCTCGAGCTCTCGTATTCTCCCACCTCACCGACCTGTCACTCAAGCCCCTCCGCCCCAACCAAGCACCGGCCTATCTATTTTCCCGCCACCTTCTCGCCACCAGAAAACGCCGTCTCTCCTCTTCGGCCTCCATCTTCAGCTGCCTTATATCCGGCGTCGATGGTGGTGGCGTCTCCGACGACTTCGTCTCGACTCGGAAGTCCGGTTTCGACCGCGGATTCTCAGTAATCGCCAACATGCTTAAGCGAATCGAGCCATTGGACACCTCCGTTATCTCCAAGGGCATTTCTGATGCCGCCAAGGATTCCATGAAGCAGACCATCTCCACCATGCTAGGCTTGCTCCCATCCGACCAATTCTCCGTCACGGTTAGGGTTTCCAAACGCCCCCTCCATCGCCTTCTCGTCTCCTCCATCATCACCGG GTATACGCTGTGGAACGCTGAGTACCGTTTATTGTTGACGAGGAACTTGGAGATCTCGACTGATAGTACGAATAATAGGTCGAATTGTTCGGAGCGGCGCGAGATTTCGGAGGCGGAGAAGGAGAGTGGGGAGGATAGGGATACTGATATGAGAATTGAGGATTTGAAAAGTATAGGGCCTCAGGTTTTCGGGGATTTGTCGCCGGAGGCGTTGAATTATATTCAACGGTTGCAGTCGGAGTTGTCTGATGCAAAGGAG GAACTTAATGCCTGGAAGCAGGAAAATTTGCCAATAGAAAATGGCAGAGGAAATAGGAACAATTTGTTAGAGTATCTGCGTTCCTTGGATCCTGATATG GTGACTGAACTATCTCGTCCATCCTCACTAGAGGTCGAAGAAGTTATCCAACAACTGGTTCAAAATGTATTGCGTACATTCTTCAAAGAAGAGAGGACTCCTGATTTTATGGGAGGTCCAATCAATGGAAGTACTGAGAAACACCCGGATGGGGGTGATGAATTTTGTGGCACTATAGGCACTTCACGTGATTACCTGGCGAAGTTGCTTTTCTG GTGTATGCTGCTGGGTCATCACTTAAGGGGCTTGGAGAACAGGTTGCATTTGAGCTGTGTTGTTGGATTGTTGTGA